One window of the Benincasa hispida cultivar B227 chromosome 3, ASM972705v1, whole genome shotgun sequence genome contains the following:
- the LOC120073150 gene encoding transcription factor RAX3, with translation MGRAPCCDKANVKKGPWSPEEDAKLKAYIEQYGTGGNWIALPQKIGLKRCGKSCRLRWLNYLRPNIKHGGFSEEEDNIICSLYISIGSRWSIIAAQLPGRTDNDIKNYWNTRLKKKLLGKQQQALAARRIIQPLKKDDFDKNFNNNIILHPAASVSSMNLNNYEAPYVPTPNTSSQDHQVRDLILKMGGKFFCSDHHHHHPQSFQFNNPLMDNQNPLMFQSSNFDEFNMQFGVSNDAIFHGADQNTNSSGEFGDPIMLENFENGLVEDFNYGIMASSSNSGESSSLGEISSLGFNYSDFEASQHHNHHVIAPAFAHHSTHYSLQ, from the exons ATGGGAAGAGCTCCTTGTTGTGACAAAGCTAATGTCAAAAAAGGTCCTTGGTCTCCCGAGGAAGATGCCAAACTCAAAGCTTATATTGAGCAATATGGCACCGGCGGTAACTGGATTGCCTTGCCTCAAAAAATAG GTCTTAAGCGATGTGGGAAAAGTTGCCGGCTGAGATGGCTGAATTATCTCCGCCCCAACATCAAACATGGAGGCTTCTCCGAGGAAGAAGATAACATCATTTGTAGCCTCTATATAAGCATAGGAAGCAG ATGGTCAATAATTGCAGCTCAGTTACCGGGAAGAACTGATAACGACATAAAAAACTATTGGAACACAAGATTAAAGAAAAAGCTTCTGGGAAAGCAGCAACAAGCTCTAGCAGCTCGTCGAATTATTCAACCCCTCAAAAAGGatgattttgataaaaactTCAACAATAATATCATTCTTCATCCTGCAGCTTCAGTCTCGTCCATGAATCTCAATAATTATGAAGCCCCATATGTTCCGACTCCCAACACAAGCAGCCAAGATCATCAAGTTAGAGACTTGATCTTGAAAATGGGTGGAAAGTTTTTTTGTTctgatcatcatcatcatcatcctcAATCATTTCAATTCAACAACCCATTAATGGATAATCAAAATCCATTAATGTTTCAAAGTTCAAATTTTGATGAGTTCAACATGCAATTTGGAGTGAGCAATGATGCAATATTCCATGGAGCTGATCAAAATACAAATAGTAGTGGTGAATTTGGAGATCCAATAATGTTGGAGAATTTTGAAAATGGGTTAGTGGAGGATTTTAATTATGGGATTATGGCAAGTAGTAGTAATTCTGGAGAAAGCAGTAGTTTGGGTGAAATCAGCTCTTTGGGTTTTAATTATTCAGATTTTGAAGCTTcccaacatcataatcatcatgTTATTGCTCCTGCTTTTGCTCATCACTCTACACATTATTCCCTCCAATGA